One Deinococcus grandis DNA window includes the following coding sequences:
- a CDS encoding metallophosphoesterase family protein — MIRLAILADLHANLAATLAVHADIQRRGLTDIWVLGDLVGKGPRPREVLDWTQAHATRVIQGNWDARVAGATHRPQDLWPRSKLSPEGLAYLGALPYGIEEQFGGAWWRFVHASSRGLFHRLYPHSSLHDQLEAFAPNAQFGLTAHADALVYADMHEALMLDVEGRPLINCGSVGNPLDSTLPCYLVLEFDPHGPSHSATYVRLTYDRDEEISAAEASGMPFTREYVAELLTGAYQKRRARTGE; from the coding sequence ATGATTCGCCTCGCCATTCTCGCGGACCTGCACGCCAACCTGGCGGCGACCCTCGCGGTCCACGCAGACATTCAGCGGCGCGGCCTGACGGACATCTGGGTGCTGGGCGACCTGGTCGGCAAGGGACCACGCCCGCGTGAAGTGCTGGACTGGACGCAGGCGCACGCCACCCGCGTCATCCAGGGCAACTGGGACGCCCGCGTCGCGGGCGCCACGCACCGCCCGCAGGACCTCTGGCCGCGCAGCAAACTCAGCCCCGAAGGGCTCGCGTACCTCGGCGCCCTCCCGTACGGCATCGAGGAACAGTTCGGCGGTGCCTGGTGGCGCTTCGTGCACGCCAGCAGCCGCGGCCTCTTCCACCGCCTGTACCCGCACAGCAGCCTGCACGACCAGCTGGAAGCGTTCGCGCCCAACGCGCAGTTCGGCCTGACCGCCCACGCGGACGCGTTGGTGTACGCCGACATGCACGAGGCGCTGATGCTGGACGTCGAGGGCCGCCCCCTGATCAACTGCGGCAGCGTCGGCAACCCGCTGGACTCCACCCTGCCGTGCTACCTGGTGCTGGAATTCGACCCGCACGGCCCGTCGCACAGCGCCACGTACGTCCGCCTGACGTACGACCGCGACGAGGAGATCAGCGCCGCCGAGGCCAGCGGCATGCCGTTCACCCGCGAGTACGTCGCGGAACTCCTGACCGGCGCGTACCAGAAACGCCGCGCCCGCACCGGCGAGTAG
- a CDS encoding flavin reductase family protein, producing the protein MTDTGLSPQEFRQTLGRFASGVTIITARGDERRGMTASAFVSVSLQPPLILVSVDTRAHMQALLLQDDVTHFGVNVLSATQRHLSDHFAGRPGPEDQVPWFEHEGLPLIGGSVAQLVCRKDRVIEAGDHTLFLGFVEYSRYTDDDPLVYFRGQYHELG; encoded by the coding sequence ATGACCGACACCGGCCTCTCCCCGCAGGAATTCCGTCAGACGCTGGGCCGCTTCGCGAGCGGCGTGACCATCATCACCGCCAGGGGGGACGAGCGGCGCGGCATGACCGCCAGCGCCTTCGTGTCCGTCAGCCTCCAGCCGCCCCTGATCCTCGTCAGCGTGGACACGCGCGCCCACATGCAAGCCCTGCTCCTCCAGGACGACGTGACGCACTTCGGCGTGAACGTCCTGTCCGCCACGCAACGCCACCTCAGCGATCACTTCGCCGGACGCCCCGGCCCCGAGGATCAGGTGCCGTGGTTCGAACACGAGGGCCTGCCCCTGATCGGCGGCAGCGTCGCGCAGCTCGTGTGCCGCAAGGACCGCGTCATCGAGGCCGGGGACCACACGCTGTTCCTGGGCTTCGTCGAGTACAGCCGCTACACCGACGACGACCCGCTGGTGTATTTCCGCGGGCAGTACCACGAACTGGGGTAA